From a region of the Deltaproteobacteria bacterium genome:
- a CDS encoding superinfection immunity protein encodes MFEIFCSVAFLVGKALTVYLLIYFTPSFVSKLRGHNNSTPIFIINLFLGWTFLGWVAALAWSLTKDVRPLLNAEMSKDIFDAPILPPRTVWYELGKRALSVLPDILLIIALGYWFVPELLSLGACQTTAQKSSDGIALRWIPAGQFQFGCSLSHQENHEECPDNEKTRQVKIQRGFWIQESEVTQEAFRRVTGTNPSAQKGEQLPVHQVTWHEAEKYCQQAGMRLPKEEEWEYAARGGTKGPVYPPIPDGPLPGTFSWKLELSRFAWFEFNSDLTGDLIFHEVKGKEPNNYGLYDMLGNVWEWTDSNYDVRSKVARGGSSHSMSHLVRVSSREGDPPNARKRTVGFRCLKD; translated from the coding sequence ATGTTCGAAATATTTTGTTCCGTCGCTTTTCTGGTCGGAAAAGCCTTAACGGTCTATCTACTAATCTACTTTACTCCCAGTTTCGTTTCGAAACTGCGGGGTCATAATAACTCCACACCGATCTTCATCATCAATCTTTTCCTCGGATGGACTTTTCTCGGCTGGGTTGCGGCACTTGCTTGGTCTCTAACCAAAGACGTAAGGCCACTGTTAAATGCCGAAATGTCAAAGGACATATTCGACGCACCAATCTTACCTCCGAGGACCGTATGGTATGAACTAGGCAAAAGAGCACTTTCCGTTTTACCAGATATTTTATTAATTATTGCTTTAGGTTACTGGTTTGTGCCCGAGTTGCTGTCGCTTGGGGCTTGCCAAACAACCGCACAAAAGTCCTCGGACGGAATCGCCCTGCGCTGGATACCCGCTGGACAATTCCAATTCGGATGTTCATTAAGCCACCAGGAAAACCATGAAGAATGTCCCGACAATGAAAAAACTAGGCAGGTCAAGATCCAACGTGGCTTTTGGATTCAAGAGAGCGAGGTAACGCAGGAAGCCTTTAGACGAGTCACCGGAACAAACCCAAGTGCCCAAAAGGGAGAACAGTTGCCAGTTCACCAAGTGACATGGCATGAGGCAGAAAAATATTGCCAGCAGGCAGGAATGCGCTTGCCGAAGGAAGAAGAATGGGAGTATGCAGCCAGAGGAGGAACTAAGGGACCGGTTTATCCTCCTATACCTGACGGTCCTCTTCCAGGTACCTTTTCCTGGAAGCTAGAGTTGAGTCGATTCGCCTGGTTCGAGTTCAACAGCGATCTAACCGGCGACCTTATATTTCATGAAGTGAAAGGGAAAGAACCAAACAACTATGGACTCTATGACATGTTGGGTAATGTCTGGGAGTGGACCGATAGCAACTACGATGTGCGCTCAAAGGTTGCGCGTGGTGGATCTAGCCACTCAATGTCACACCTTGTACGCGTCTCAAGCCGTGAAGGCGACCCTCCAAACGCACGAAAGAGAACTGTCGGATTCCGGTGCCTGAAAGATTAA
- a CDS encoding tetratricopeptide repeat protein: MKADCEPAKTLRGFLELQFLKEKKFEGAVAWFSDAATQEPNSSLARLNLAAALLSAGKRDDAKREAEEAIRLEPLLEEAYALLAEIEPKRASYWKDQYRKQAPRRLLP, from the coding sequence ATTAAGGCGGATTGCGAACCAGCCAAAACTCTTAGGGGTTTCCTTGAACTGCAATTCCTGAAGGAGAAGAAGTTTGAAGGCGCGGTCGCGTGGTTTTCGGACGCTGCGACGCAGGAGCCGAATAGTTCGCTTGCCCGGCTGAACCTGGCGGCGGCGCTGCTCAGCGCGGGCAAGCGGGACGATGCCAAACGCGAGGCGGAGGAGGCGATCCGGCTGGAGCCGCTGCTCGAAGAGGCCTACGCCCTGCTGGCTGAGATCGAGCCGAAACGGGCGTCGTATTGGAAGGATCAGTACCGGAAACAGGCGCCGAGGCGGCTGCTTCCCTGA